The window TCGGCACGCTCGAATTCTCTGTCATCTCGGCTACGCCGCCGCCTGTCCGACGAGCCGTGATCGAGGCCGTCCGGGCGTGGTCAGCCTCGCGGTCGGGCCTGTAGTCGCCCTGCCACGGTGACCTCGGCCCGCACCGGATGGGGCCGTGATTGCCCCTTCCCGTCCCCAGGCGAGTGCCAGCGGCTCGAAGCGAGTGGCCCCGGCGGTGACTAGGGCAGGACCGCCGTCGTCGGGTCAGGCGATCTGGACGCGAGGCAGGTTGTCCAGCCACGGCGGCTCGCCGCTTCGTCGATGTACGTCTTGGTGACGTCGGTGATGAAGTCACGGGTACCCGCGGTGTCGAGCGCCTGAGCCTGGAGGTGGTCAAGGATCACGCTGTAATGCTGCACTTCGGACGGTCCGTCCAGGTAGAGGTCGCTGGTGAACCGTTCCAGGTACACCACTGCGTCGGGGCTGTCGGTGAATTTCAGGATGGAGAACTGTCCTGACAGGCCCGGGTGGGCGCCCACGGTGCAGGGGAGGACCTGCACGCTGATGTGCGGCTCGGCGCCGAGTGCGTTCAGGTGTTCCAGCTGTTCGCGCATGATGTCGGGACTGCCGACCACACGGCGCAGGACCACTTCGTCCAGGACGGCCCACAGGCGCAGCGGGGAGGCCGGGTTGTAGATCCGGTGCTGCCGGCGCAGCCGCACCTTGAGAAGCGTGGCGGCCTGTTCGACAGTGAGCTGGGGGATCGTTTCCTCGATGACCGCGTGGGCGTAGGCAGGGGTCTGCAGCAGTCCGGGGATCACCATGGGCTCGTAGGTGTGGAGGGAGGTGGCGTCCGTCTCCAGGGCGACATACACGCTCTGAGGGATGTCGCCATAGGCGTGCCACCAGCCCTGCTGTCCGGATTCCCTGGCCATCTGCATCAGAGCGTCGATGACCTGTCGGTCCGTGACTCCGTAGAGCGCGCAGAGGTCGCGCACGTCGCGGGGGCTGATAGCGCGGTTGCCGTTCTCCAGGTGGCTGATCTTCGGCTGGGAGACCATGAGCTTCTTGGC of the Streptomyces sp. 1222.5 genome contains:
- a CDS encoding helix-turn-helix transcriptional regulator, with amino-acid sequence MAANCNPTVRRRRLGAELRRLRLASGLKTTEVAKKLMVSQPKISHLENGNRAISPRDVRDLCALYGVTDRQVIDALMQMARESGQQGWWHAYGDIPQSVYVALETDATSLHTYEPMVIPGLLQTPAYAHAVIEETIPQLTVEQAATLLKVRLRRQHRIYNPASPLRLWAVLDEVVLRRVVGSPDIMREQLEHLNALGAEPHISVQVLPCTVGAHPGLSGQFSILKFTDSPDAVVYLERFTSDLYLDGPSEVQHYSVILDHLQAQALDTAGTRDFITDVTKTYIDEAASRRGWTTCLASRSPDPTTAVLP